GCGGCTTGTGCCACTGTTGGCCGGACTGCTTGCCATGATCATGGAAGTTGTCATCACCCGAACCGGGAAAATTCGCACTCCATGGCTTGAAATGCCGCTGCTCGTAGGAGGCTTCGCGCTCATCCTGATTGGCATTGTGATCGTCGGACCATGGCTGACCCTGCATGCGAGCCGGCTAGGACTGCACTTCGCGCGCAGCGCGTCCGCGGTCATTGCCGCCAGCCGGATCCGCGGGACTCCCGTGGCGACGTTCCGGTCCATCGCCGGGTTGGTCGTTGCCGTGTTCGTGGTCTCAGTCTTCGCCGGTGCATCCAGCATCATCCACACAGAAGCCGGGGCCGCCGCCCGTCCAGGCCTCATTCAGCCCACAAGCCTTCATGCGACCATTGGCGCTGGACAGGCCCGTGCCGAGGTGGCACAAGTCGCCGACCGAGCCAAGGAGCTCCCCGGGATCCACAGTGCCACCGTCGCCTACGCCCACTCTGCCATCGCCAAGGGAGGCGGCCCCGACTTGTACATTCAAGCTGGTGACGCTCCCGCCCTGGGATTTGAAAACATTCCTCAGGCCGACGTCCTGTCCCTGGACCTGTCATTCCTTTACCCATGGACAGCGCAACCGCTGACGCTGACTCCTGCGCCGGTCGATCGGCTTTCCGCACTCGTGCCTGCGGTGATGGTGGTAGGGACCGATGGGACGCCTGAGGCCATGGACCGAGCCAGGACTCTTCTGAACGGTTCGGGCATCACGGCGCAGCCCGCTTCTTCCGTCATGGACACCCAACTGCAGAGTCACACGCGTCTGATCCAGGGCCTCGCGGTACTCGCTTACCTCGGCATGTTTGTGGCCATCGCGATTGCCGGGATGTCCTTGGCAGTCGCCACCGCATCAGCGGTCTTGGACAGGAAAAGGGTCCTCGGCCTCATGCGATTGATGGGGATGCCGGTGTCAGTCCTGCGCCGGATCATCGTCCGTGAGGCTGCAGTGCCGCTCGTGACCGTGTTGTTCCTCTCAATCGGGCTCGGATTTTTCGTCGCTTGGTTAATGGTCACCGGCATCAACGATACGTACAGGGTGACCTGGCCCGCGCCCGACTACTTCGCCGCCCTGGGCCTGAGCCTGCTGCTGGCCCTCGTCGCAGTGACAGCAACGTTCAGGGTCATCCGGGCACATACCGCGATAACCGCAACGCGCTTCGAATGAGGCAATCAACGAACGAACGCCGTCGAGCAGAATTTCTGCCCGACGGCGTTCGGCGTTAGTCGCGCTGTCCTGGCCCTACCCGCGGTTCGTACATCAAAGCTTGGCGATGATGTCCGCCAGGAGGCGCGAAATGCGTGCGCCCGCTGTCTGGCCCGCCTCGATGACTTCCTGGTGGCTCAGCGGTACCGGGCTGATGCCCGCGGCCAGGTTGGTCACGAGGGAGATGCCGAAGACCTCCATGCCTGCGTGCCGGGCGGCGATGGCTTCCAAAGCGGTGGACATGCCCACCAGGTCCGCGCCGATTCGCTTGGCGTACTGAACCTCGGCCGGAGTTTCGTAGTGCGGGCCGGTGAACTGGGCGTAGACACCTTCGTCAAGCGTGGGATCCACTTCGCGTGCTAGGCCGCGGATGCGGGAGGAGTACAGGTCCGTGAGGTCCACGAACGTGGCACCTTCAAGGGGAGAAGCCGCGGTCAGGTTGATGTGATCACTGATCAGCACCGGAGTGCCGGGGGTCCAGGCTTCGTTCAGGCCGCCGCAGCCGTTGGTCACCACCAGGGTCTTGCATCCGGCTGCCGCGGCAGTGCGCACGCCGTGGACTACTGCGCGGACGCCCTTGCCTTCGTAGTAGTGGGTACGCGCGCCGAGGACAAGGGCCCGCTTGCCTTCCTTCGTCAGGACCGAACGGATGGTGCCCACATGCCCTTCAACGGCAGGCGCATGGAAGCCGGGAACCTCCGACGCCGTGAGGGTCGCCGTCGTTTCGCCTATGAGATCCGCGGCCGCGCCCCAGCCTGAGCCGAGCACGAGCGCGACGTCGTGGGATTCGACGCCGGTCTCCGCCGCGATATAGTCGGCCGCAGCTTTGGCGGCCTCGAATGGGTCTGTGTTCATCAGCTCTGTGTTACTCACTGGTACAAACTACAGTGCCGCGCGCGCTGTTGAACAGGGCGCAGTTGGGCAGGTAAACGGCCTCTGGGGGCGTTCTCAGGTGGGGCTTAGTGGCAGGTCCGCCGGCATTAAGTGAGAATTGAACATTGTGACCATGCATCCTGACTTCAGCTCACCACGAATCGCGATCCTGGGCGGAGGTCCAGGCGGATATGAAGCGGCCATGGTCGCGGCGCACTTGGGAGCGCGGGTAACCCTCATCGAGCGCGCCGGCCTCGGCGGCTCAGCCGTCCTCACCGACGTCGTACCTTCCAAAACCCTGATCGCGACGGCGGATCTCATGACCCGCGTGGGCGAGGCG
This genomic interval from Arthrobacter sp. FW306-2-2C-D06B contains the following:
- a CDS encoding FtsX-like permease family protein, with protein sequence MGIMGGVAVGVCLLLLLWGGANGLNHRDERGAWLRETGGSSMATPVAAEGGGATEPVTPAPLTSNTALMRANPVEVFRDQLINRRDFAVSPTTTVKLPGVEHAPGPGEYYASPALQRLIEATPRNQLGDRFGQFVGFIDDSALPGPDSLIVITGATETELRQSGAATLVSGFTSNPYGENASAYMTVLLIGAIAVFFPVLLLIRIATALGAAERRERFATLRLIGASPQVVSWIAAIETAIPSLAGAMLGIVLAVFLTPAAAQVSVNGTRMFEGDLATKDAMAAVVVILVVVAATLVAGYSTARAGIGPLGAARMVHEKAPGKRRLVPLLAGLLAMIMEVVITRTGKIRTPWLEMPLLVGGFALILIGIVIVGPWLTLHASRLGLHFARSASAVIAASRIRGTPVATFRSIAGLVVAVFVVSVFAGASSIIHTEAGAAARPGLIQPTSLHATIGAGQARAEVAQVADRAKELPGIHSATVAYAHSAIAKGGGPDLYIQAGDAPALGFENIPQADVLSLDLSFLYPWTAQPLTLTPAPVDRLSALVPAVMVVGTDGTPEAMDRARTLLNGSGITAQPASSVMDTQLQSHTRLIQGLAVLAYLGMFVAIAIAGMSLAVATASAVLDRKRVLGLMRLMGMPVSVLRRIIVREAAVPLVTVLFLSIGLGFFVAWLMVTGINDTYRVTWPAPDYFAALGLSLLLALVAVTATFRVIRAHTAITATRFE
- a CDS encoding purine-nucleoside phosphorylase, which encodes MNTDPFEAAKAAADYIAAETGVESHDVALVLGSGWGAAADLIGETTATLTASEVPGFHAPAVEGHVGTIRSVLTKEGKRALVLGARTHYYEGKGVRAVVHGVRTAAAAGCKTLVVTNGCGGLNEAWTPGTPVLISDHINLTAASPLEGATFVDLTDLYSSRIRGLAREVDPTLDEGVYAQFTGPHYETPAEVQYAKRIGADLVGMSTALEAIAARHAGMEVFGISLVTNLAAGISPVPLSHQEVIEAGQTAGARISRLLADIIAKL